The Zygotorulaspora mrakii chromosome 6, complete sequence genome includes the window TCGCCATTCGGTGCTTCATAAATATGATCCACAAATCCGGAACCATCAGGTAATGCAAATCTTGGAATTCTTTTTGATCTAACAACTGAACTACCCCAATCCGGTTGATTATCATACGATAGCAGAAACTGACCTGCCAGTTCATTTTGTCTATATATGGCAAATTTATTGGAATCTCCCGACACTATTaatgtttttgaatcatGTGAGATTGCGGCATTATTCAAAGCAAATTTTAAATCTGAATATCTTCGAACTAATTCCACACCACGATTGTTAATGCTACATTGATAAAGATGGCCGTCGTTGTTACAAGAATACAAATCATATTCTTGATTTGTTCTTGAACTTAATGTAACGCAATTATTAATAAATTGGCCTACAATAACGGATGAAGGGATTCCAGTATCCTTGTGACAAAGCGATATAATGCCCTTCCATATACTTGGGTTACTGTAGTTACTATGATCTGATAACACGTTATTATTCGTTAATTTAACAGGTTCGGCAGGAGGTGGTAATGGTTCACCATCATTCGTATCGTTTGAAAGCCGCGACCAATTTGTTGGGAATCCCTTATCATCAGGACCAATTAAACCACCACATGCTACTAAGCCATTACATTCGGTGAAACTCCTTGGCTTAAAGTTGAATTCAACTGTTTTCTTAGAGGGCAAATTCAAGTTCCCCTTTACAGAAGTTAAGCctgatgaattttttctcgCCACATTGAAGCTATTCCGTCTTATCTTTGAACTGTTCAGCTTCTTGGATCTGGTATTACTTTGGCTGGCTTGCCCGGTGTCCAGAGACCTAATTTGATGATCATAAATATAGTATAACTTCCCGGGATCCGTTGAAGAATGCTTTATACAGTCTCGGAGTTGCCAATGATTTATCGACACCTTGGCATCATAAAGTTCCAAACCGGGCATCATATAATTTTGGAAGACCTTATCTGAGCCCGTATTGAGATTCTCATCCTCTACTTCGTCATTACTGCTATGGTTTCCGTCAATAGTCATGATGCGGTGGTATTTACTCGCTCCTCGGTCGTCTCACAGTTCAATGATATTTATCTCCTCCTCACACTTTTCACAGTCCTTATATTATCTAAAGCtcctcttttctttttctagCAAAATACCATAATCTGGGTAAAAGTACAGATAGATATGTAAAGCCGTTGCAATATATACACGTAACTCGTTGCGATATCTATGGAAAGGGAACACCAAAGCAAGACTTCGCGGCTGTTTTTGTTGTTATCTGGAAATCTCTACTCCGGTCTTTACTCCAAACGCTTGTTGTGGCAATCCAGTCTAATCTGATCCTCTTCCACTTTCTGACCACAGTACCACTCAGGTGCTGTCGCAAATACAGAAATATGAGAAGCTCTTGGTTGAATAAAGATCGATCTTCTGATTGTTCCCTTCCTTTAGCTTGTTATATGTTATACTGctatccttttttttccttccaAGCACTTTCCCCCAATAATCCTTTAGAACCTTTGCACCCCTTATCTAACAAATGAATGTGCTAACGTAGTGAGTCCTGGTCCTGAGTCACAGCAAACGACGCGActcaaatttgaaaagactCATTCAAAGTGACTCAAAATGAATAATAGTAAAATATGTGATAGAGTTACGTGATGTAGTTGTCTCGTACTCAAGACTTAAGGCTCATTAGCAAAAATGCTGCATTATTATCGTCATTTGGACTGTTACTGCTGTTTTTTGTGTCTGTTGTATCATTTAATGCGGCTGGAGGTAAACTGTTATCCAATGGTGGAATATTATTAGCATCTGGCACATTCGGTTTGACAAATCCATTTGGAGACGTTGCTAATGTTTCCATTTTTGGCGCCACACTGTTGTTTCTTAGCTTTGCAGCACCAATAGCAGCCCAATCTTCTTCGTCGGTATCAGAATGTGGAGCATGTGAGATTTGTGATTGCGAGAAATGTGTACTTTGAGAGTTTTTCGTTTTTGCACTTTGTTTTGCTGTAATCGAGTTTTCAGGAATTAACgtgtttttgttttgtgaCTGATTCGTTAACAATGGTGGAACCTGTGAAGAGTTCTTTTGATATGTAAGTCTTGGAGAAGAGCCTGCAGGTAGCCAATGATAGTTTCTATGAGAGAGCAAAGTCGATCTTATGCTtgactcttttgaaaaagacatTCTCGACTCTCTTCTTGACGTGGGTTCGCTGATTGAATTCGACAATTGTTCAAGGTCAATCTTTGAGCTGCTGTTCTTTCTTGTTATTGGATTGGAGACATCTGTCTGTGGTAAATCCAGATGAACGGTGGTGGTGGCAGCAGTGTTGTTTttggaaattgatgaagtaCGTATCTTTGAACTTGATCTGCgatttctattttttttcaataatggTCTAACCCTCTGGGCGAGTAATTCATGCTCGAGGTCTTCTGGCGAAGAGTCGGCAAAAACCACACTagattttcttcttctgaaaCTAAATAgatcttctcttttgatgggattcattaaaaattcattttcatcattatcattatcatcttcctcgtcgtcctcttcTGCTTCGTCCTCTTCCTCGTCATCGACGCCCGTCATCCTATGTCGGCGATCTTCACGCCCGTGAATATGAtcgttttcatcttcatcttcagaCGCCACTGcgttttcatcaatataaACAACATCGGAGTTCACCGCAGAGGCCAAAGGCTTCTTTACAGCGCTATTATTCGACGAGGACTTGTTGTAAAGTTGTGGCCTTCTTGCGCCCACAGTACTGCTACTGCTTCTCCTTCTTTGGCTCTCTTGGCTTACAATATCCTTGACTTTGGCATTCGCGATATTTGTGGCATCACGCTCCTCAGAAAACGTGGCTGCATCAACAATTTTCGCTGACCACTGGCCCCACCCTATCTTCGCGAACACAAC containing:
- the STB3 gene encoding Stb3p (similar to Saccharomyces cerevisiae STB3 (YDR169C); ancestral locus Anc_8.363) produces the protein MDYHSDGSPPLDTKTTVSGIMTKPISTSSPAGLAAAQMVTPGKLSSLLLERGPLAIRHITQTLGAEIPSFKDLSSSKQRRLIMSAMESGDKDSQVVFAKIGWGQWSAKIVDAATFSEERDATNIANAKVKDIVSQESQRRRSSSSTVGARRPQLYNKSSSNNSAVKKPLASAVNSDVVYIDENAVASEDEDENDHIHGREDRRHRMTGVDDEEEDEAEEDDEEDDNDNDENEFLMNPIKREDLFSFRRRKSSVVFADSSPEDLEHELLAQRVRPLLKKNRNRRSSSKIRTSSISKNNTAATTTVHLDLPQTDVSNPITRKNSSSKIDLEQLSNSISEPTSRRESRMSFSKESSIRSTLLSHRNYHWLPAGSSPRLTYQKNSSQVPPLLTNQSQNKNTLIPENSITAKQSAKTKNSQSTHFSQSQISHAPHSDTDEEDWAAIGAAKLRNNSVAPKMETLATSPNGFVKPNVPDANNIPPLDNSLPPAALNDTTDTKNSSNSPNDDNNAAFLLMSLKS